A single region of the Bacillota bacterium genome encodes:
- a CDS encoding transketolase produces the protein MSKSKSKSKDPAELLRQLEPRFGYWDKIGDSVDQLIDIMLNYRQSGHPGGSRSKVHAMVATLLSGIMRWDIREPEKRFGDRLILVGGHTIPLVYATLAVLCEAMRAKYQRTGDSRYLIPEEKALYAADLVGFRRRGGLPGHAEVHNRTLILKFNTGPSGHGISAAVGQALALKRAGAGEVKVFAIEGEGGHTAGVYHEAKNSAWGLGLENLYLILDWNNFGIDNHPVSSVVYGTPEEWFGSYGWRTVGAEDGSDWRSVTRALVEMRFGSNPGGVPSMAWLKTRKGRGYLVYDNKSHGAPHKLNSPTFWETKKPFMEKYRVSFEGYGEPAPSDPEELARQFEANLGVVASVIREDDELVDYIADTLVELGESVSEELSTCTVVFDKNPLADPELYDFKHYPGEMFLPAGTKAANRSGLARWGAWVNAWCRGKYGRPLFLVASADLADSTQIAGFGEAWGGSGSGGGFEGYGWYDREKNLDGVVLPQEITEFVNSGIMAGLATTNFAADPRREFNGFLGACSTYGSFSYLKYGMMRLLSQVAQDSPLKVGKVIWVVGHSGPETADDSRTHFGIFAPGVTQLFPEGRIINIHPWEYNEVPVVLGAALKCAIEYDVPIVAIHLTRPPIQIPDRAALGIPSHLEAAKGAYTMRDFKPGQPKMGTLIVQGTSTTDGVCRILPKLDELGLNVKVVAGISYELFMKQPEAYRNTVLPEEDWRDSMCITNMARRLMYDWIYSKESASYSMSSDWDNRWRTGGTVEEVLDEAHLTEKWLLEGIERFARRER, from the coding sequence ATGTCTAAATCTAAGTCTAAATCTAAAGACCCTGCGGAGCTGCTCAGGCAGCTGGAGCCCAGGTTTGGCTACTGGGACAAGATAGGGGATTCCGTTGACCAGCTCATCGACATCATGCTCAACTACAGGCAAAGCGGCCACCCCGGGGGATCGCGTTCGAAGGTTCACGCGATGGTCGCGACGCTTCTCTCCGGCATCATGCGGTGGGATATCCGGGAGCCGGAGAAGCGGTTCGGGGATCGCCTGATACTCGTCGGCGGCCACACCATTCCCCTGGTTTACGCCACGCTGGCGGTACTATGCGAGGCGATGCGGGCGAAGTATCAAAGGACCGGCGACTCAAGGTATCTCATCCCAGAGGAGAAGGCGCTTTATGCCGCGGACCTAGTCGGATTCAGGCGCAGGGGCGGGCTGCCCGGGCATGCCGAGGTGCATAACAGAACCCTCATCCTTAAGTTCAACACGGGCCCCTCGGGCCACGGAATATCGGCCGCTGTTGGCCAGGCGCTGGCCCTGAAGCGGGCGGGCGCCGGTGAGGTCAAGGTCTTCGCCATCGAGGGGGAGGGCGGACATACCGCCGGCGTATATCATGAGGCGAAGAATTCCGCGTGGGGACTGGGGCTTGAAAACCTTTATCTCATTCTGGATTGGAATAACTTCGGCATCGATAACCACCCGGTCAGCAGTGTGGTCTACGGAACGCCTGAGGAATGGTTCGGGTCCTATGGGTGGCGCACGGTCGGCGCAGAGGATGGCAGCGATTGGAGGAGCGTGACGCGGGCGCTTGTGGAGATGAGGTTTGGCTCGAATCCCGGTGGAGTGCCCAGCATGGCGTGGCTCAAGACCAGGAAGGGGCGGGGGTACCTGGTGTATGATAACAAGTCGCACGGGGCCCCGCACAAGTTGAATAGTCCAACCTTCTGGGAGACCAAGAAGCCCTTCATGGAGAAGTACAGGGTTTCCTTTGAGGGCTATGGTGAGCCAGCGCCGTCCGACCCCGAGGAGCTTGCCCGCCAGTTTGAGGCTAATCTCGGCGTCGTGGCGAGTGTCATTCGCGAGGATGACGAGCTCGTCGACTACATAGCCGATACCCTGGTGGAGCTGGGCGAAAGCGTGTCCGAGGAGCTTTCCACATGCACGGTAGTGTTCGATAAGAACCCGCTGGCAGACCCGGAGCTCTACGATTTTAAACACTACCCGGGCGAGATGTTTCTTCCTGCAGGGACGAAGGCGGCAAATCGCTCCGGGCTCGCCAGGTGGGGCGCCTGGGTTAACGCATGGTGCCGGGGAAAGTACGGCAGGCCGCTCTTTCTCGTTGCGTCGGCGGACCTGGCAGATTCCACGCAGATAGCAGGGTTTGGCGAGGCGTGGGGCGGGAGCGGGTCTGGAGGCGGGTTTGAGGGCTACGGCTGGTATGACAGGGAAAAGAACCTGGACGGGGTCGTCCTGCCCCAGGAGATCACCGAGTTCGTGAACTCGGGTATAATGGCCGGGCTTGCTACAACCAACTTTGCTGCGGACCCGCGCAGGGAATTCAACGGTTTCCTCGGCGCCTGCTCGACATACGGCTCCTTTTCATATCTCAAGTATGGCATGATGAGGCTTTTGAGCCAGGTGGCTCAGGACTCGCCCCTCAAAGTAGGCAAGGTCATCTGGGTTGTTGGGCACTCGGGCCCCGAGACCGCCGACGATTCGCGAACCCATTTCGGCATCTTCGCGCCAGGCGTCACCCAGCTATTTCCGGAGGGGAGGATTATAAACATCCACCCGTGGGAGTATAACGAGGTGCCGGTTGTGCTCGGGGCGGCCCTCAAGTGTGCCATTGAGTATGATGTGCCAATCGTGGCTATACACCTTACCAGGCCGCCGATTCAGATTCCCGACCGCGCTGCGCTTGGGATCCCGTCGCACCTGGAGGCCGCCAAGGGCGCTTATACCATGAGGGATTTCAAGCCTGGCCAGCCCAAAATGGGAACGTTGATCGTCCAGGGGACGAGCACCACCGATGGGGTCTGCCGGATCCTCCCTAAACTCGATGAGCTGGGCCTCAATGTGAAGGTTGTGGCGGGGATAAGCTACGAGCTATTTATGAAGCAGCCCGAGGCATACCGGAATACGGTCCTGCCGGAAGAGGACTGGCGCGATTCGATGTGCATAACGAATATGGCCCGGCGGCTGATGTATGATTGGATTTATAGCAAGGAATCGGCGAGCTACAGCATGTCTTCAGACTGGGACAACAGGTGGCGGACCGGTGGAACGGTCGAGGAGGTGTTG
- a CDS encoding sugar-binding transcriptional regulator, with protein sequence MSGLQDGLDAGARLTIVEIARLYYEEGKTQEDIAREMGVSRSTVSRSLKKAREIGAVQIRVVDPCFECTSVARELEARYGLRRAIVVPAADVVSGVSSAGEAEGLIRRDIGRATAEYLSRVVRDGDILSTAWGSTLYEVAKALTPTKPVKARIVQLAGFVGNVAAHEQAGDLTRRIASAFGGEWYLLPAPLVVESKTTRDAILQEPAIGRVLGMARQASIALVGIGACDASSLMVRAGYLKEEDLEVLKAMGAVGDVCYRYYDGDGNPCRSEWDDRVIAITIHELRNIPLRVGAAGGERKVKAIRSALKGGYINVLITDETAARGLLDS encoded by the coding sequence ATGAGCGGGCTGCAGGACGGGCTCGATGCCGGTGCCCGGCTTACGATAGTGGAGATCGCTCGGTTATATTATGAGGAAGGGAAGACTCAAGAGGACATAGCGAGGGAAATGGGCGTTTCCCGGTCGACAGTATCCCGAAGCCTGAAAAAGGCCCGCGAGATAGGGGCTGTCCAGATCAGGGTCGTCGACCCGTGTTTTGAATGCACGAGCGTGGCAAGGGAGCTCGAGGCGCGTTATGGCCTGCGGCGGGCTATCGTGGTGCCTGCAGCTGACGTTGTTAGCGGGGTCTCGAGCGCGGGGGAGGCCGAGGGGCTCATAAGGCGTGATATAGGCCGGGCTACGGCCGAATACTTAAGCCGCGTCGTGCGGGATGGCGATATTCTTAGCACCGCCTGGGGCAGCACGTTGTATGAGGTCGCGAAGGCTCTTACCCCCACAAAGCCTGTTAAGGCCAGGATTGTGCAGCTTGCGGGCTTTGTAGGGAACGTTGCAGCCCACGAGCAGGCCGGCGACCTGACGCGCAGGATAGCGAGCGCGTTCGGGGGCGAGTGGTACCTGCTGCCGGCGCCGCTTGTCGTTGAAAGCAAGACTACGCGCGATGCAATCCTCCAGGAGCCGGCAATTGGGAGGGTGTTGGGCATGGCCAGACAGGCCAGCATAGCCCTAGTCGGGATCGGCGCGTGCGATGCCTCCTCCTTAATGGTCAGGGCGGGGTACCTCAAAGAGGAGGATCTCGAGGTCTTGAAGGCGATGGGTGCGGTCGGCGATGTGTGCTACAGGTATTATGATGGGGATGGGAACCCGTGCCGCTCTGAATGGGATGATAGGGTTATTGCCATAACCATCCATGAGCTGAGGAATATACCGCTACGGGTTGGGGCCGCCGGCGGGGAGCGCAAGGTAAAGGCCATACGGAGCGCCCTGAAGGGCGGTTATATCAATGTTCTCATAACCGATGAGACCGCGGCGAGGGGGCTTCTCGATTCGTAG
- a CDS encoding sugar ABC transporter substrate-binding protein, which yields MFKRLFWLFLVVSVISSLCMAFTASGLAATQPVVLAIRTGPEADGLRVVAKQFTEETGIPVQINELGRQGYEYTITTQLVTGTDAFDVAFYPGWLIGEVVQAGALEPLNNFIAKSDPKKFDKDDLLVVYGLGSKIYALPTDVSVHFLYYRKDLIPDPPDTWDEYFEVAKKFTRSLNPKSPTAFGAGFSAHAGEEGPKIFSSVMWSMGGWIFDEKGNVGIDSPGAIAAGEYYVKLAKAGVISPDILSWSYPNVLDAMRAGIIAMAGPFWNAAYAEILNSDSPYRNSFAVTLVPGVKQKDGSILRTPFWHGWTLVMNAQSRRKQLAWEFLSYATGKHGGAIYARSGGGTPARRSVLGNPDLQKVRPEFALVLKTLDIARCEPVMPFYSSYSDAMNVAISQMLTGKAAPKDALREAATKIRELLKKSGK from the coding sequence ATGTTTAAGCGGCTATTTTGGTTGTTTCTTGTTGTGAGCGTGATTTCGAGCCTCTGCATGGCATTTACCGCGTCAGGGTTAGCTGCTACTCAGCCCGTCGTGCTTGCGATCCGCACCGGCCCCGAGGCGGACGGCCTTAGGGTGGTAGCTAAGCAGTTTACAGAGGAGACGGGGATACCGGTCCAGATTAACGAGTTGGGGCGTCAGGGATATGAGTACACGATCACAACGCAACTCGTCACTGGGACGGATGCTTTTGACGTAGCTTTTTATCCCGGATGGTTGATTGGTGAGGTCGTTCAGGCTGGAGCGCTCGAACCGCTGAATAACTTCATCGCAAAATCGGATCCCAAGAAGTTTGATAAGGATGACTTGCTTGTAGTATATGGCCTGGGAAGCAAAATTTACGCGCTTCCAACCGACGTGAGCGTCCATTTCCTTTACTATCGCAAGGATCTTATACCCGATCCACCCGATACCTGGGATGAATACTTCGAGGTTGCCAAGAAGTTCACTCGAAGCCTGAATCCTAAATCGCCTACGGCATTTGGTGCCGGCTTCTCAGCCCATGCGGGTGAGGAGGGCCCTAAGATCTTTTCGAGCGTAATGTGGAGTATGGGCGGCTGGATTTTCGATGAAAAGGGCAATGTGGGCATCGACAGCCCGGGAGCCATTGCCGCCGGGGAGTATTACGTGAAGCTTGCGAAGGCCGGGGTTATAAGCCCGGATATACTGTCATGGAGCTATCCAAATGTGTTGGACGCCATGAGGGCAGGCATCATAGCCATGGCTGGTCCCTTCTGGAATGCCGCCTACGCCGAGATTCTAAACAGCGATAGCCCCTACCGGAATTCGTTTGCGGTCACCCTTGTCCCGGGGGTGAAGCAGAAGGACGGCAGCATCCTGCGGACCCCATTCTGGCACGGCTGGACGCTCGTTATGAACGCTCAGAGCCGCAGGAAGCAGCTGGCCTGGGAGTTTCTAAGTTACGCCACGGGTAAACATGGCGGTGCTATCTACGCCAGGTCGGGCGGCGGCACGCCGGCGCGGCGATCTGTCCTCGGGAATCCGGACTTGCAAAAGGTCAGGCCGGAGTTTGCGCTCGTCCTCAAGACTCTGGACATCGCCAGGTGCGAGCCTGTGATGCCGTTCTATTCGAGCTACAGCGATGCCATGAACGTCGCCATCAGCCAGATGCTGACTGGCAAAGCTGCGCCGAAGGACGCCCTGCGCGAGGCAGCAACGAAGATTCGAGAGCTCTTGAAGAAATCCGGCAAGTGA
- a CDS encoding carbohydrate ABC transporter permease gives MGMTKHGRIKRILLGLAIILMVVIWAGPILVVMISSFKPAGIIRQESLVLIFRPSVEHYRFIFTNWPFWQFLINSVIVSCVSTAIAVTVGSLAAYSMARFNTGGPRYSFWILSTRMAPPAVLVIPFFMMFSRLRLVNTWWVLIFVYLTFNLSFVIWTMRSFFEEIPEAIEEAAMIDGCTRLLAFRHVVLPLVSPGLAATMMFTLIFSWNEFIFALVLSAFRKTLPLALGDFVTGYAINWGPLFAAGTFVMVPAIIFTLIMQRRLIRGLTLGAVV, from the coding sequence ATGGGTATGACAAAACACGGCCGAATAAAGCGTATCCTTCTTGGTTTGGCGATCATTTTAATGGTAGTCATCTGGGCGGGACCGATTTTGGTAGTTATGATCTCATCGTTTAAGCCGGCGGGCATTATACGCCAGGAAAGCCTCGTTCTTATCTTCAGGCCCTCCGTGGAGCATTATCGCTTCATTTTTACTAATTGGCCGTTCTGGCAGTTCCTGATAAATAGCGTTATTGTTTCGTGCGTATCCACAGCTATTGCTGTGACGGTGGGATCTCTCGCAGCGTACAGCATGGCCAGGTTCAATACGGGCGGCCCGAGATATTCTTTCTGGATCCTATCAACGCGAATGGCCCCGCCAGCCGTGCTTGTAATTCCCTTCTTTATGATGTTCTCGAGGCTTCGGCTCGTAAACACATGGTGGGTCCTGATATTTGTTTATCTTACCTTTAACCTTTCGTTTGTTATCTGGACAATGCGGAGCTTCTTTGAGGAAATCCCCGAAGCTATAGAGGAGGCGGCGATGATAGATGGGTGCACTCGGCTTCTGGCGTTTCGCCACGTGGTTTTGCCGCTGGTCTCGCCAGGGCTTGCTGCCACCATGATGTTCACGCTGATCTTCTCCTGGAATGAATTCATATTCGCCTTGGTCTTATCGGCATTTCGCAAGACGCTTCCTCTCGCCCTTGGTGATTTTGTCACGGGGTATGCAATCAACTGGGGGCCGCTTTTTGCCGCTGGCACTTTCGTGATGGTCCCCGCTATAATTTTTACTCTCATCATGCAGCGCAGGCTAATTCGCGGCCTGACACTCGGCGCAGTGGTTTAG
- a CDS encoding sugar ABC transporter permease, whose protein sequence is MTLYAVLLVIACAVLIYCLFLMRLSERALPVYLVLPATVILASLTIFPIIYLVNLSVRDVGIYNFRSNWPFVGLGNYMAAVKDPEIMASFFRTLQFLVASIGLELVFGICMALILYQEFKGRGVVTTLLMLPIMVSPILVGMMWRYMFSFNDGFVNQILSALGANKLPWLTNEPLPVVSALFGDPKWAANTLNVNYGLVSIVITDVWQWTPFVALLVLAGLNALPIEPYEAAVVDGASSWAIFRHLTLPLLRPVIMVAMLIRLMDAMKVFDTIWALFEGAPFTRVLNISLYNVGITRKLYGQGAALSILIIILVTLMTQLVIGVVERLEKA, encoded by the coding sequence GTGACATTATATGCCGTGCTTTTGGTTATAGCATGTGCCGTATTGATTTATTGCTTGTTTCTGATGCGGTTGAGTGAGCGGGCCTTGCCGGTATATTTGGTATTGCCAGCCACGGTAATCCTTGCTTCTCTCACGATTTTTCCCATTATCTACCTTGTGAACCTCAGCGTTCGAGACGTGGGTATATACAACTTTCGCTCGAACTGGCCGTTTGTCGGCTTGGGAAACTATATGGCCGCTGTAAAGGACCCTGAGATCATGGCCTCGTTTTTCAGGACCTTACAATTCCTGGTGGCTTCTATTGGGCTCGAACTGGTATTTGGAATATGTATGGCTCTCATACTTTACCAGGAATTTAAGGGACGCGGAGTAGTGACGACTCTTCTCATGCTGCCGATCATGGTTTCCCCAATCCTCGTGGGCATGATGTGGCGCTATATGTTCAGCTTTAACGACGGCTTCGTAAATCAGATACTCTCTGCGTTGGGCGCTAATAAGCTGCCCTGGCTCACTAATGAGCCTTTGCCCGTCGTCAGCGCCCTGTTTGGCGATCCGAAGTGGGCCGCCAACACCCTAAACGTAAATTACGGGTTGGTTTCGATCGTGATAACAGACGTATGGCAATGGACCCCGTTTGTCGCCCTTTTGGTGCTTGCGGGCTTAAACGCCTTACCTATCGAACCTTACGAGGCTGCGGTGGTTGATGGTGCGTCGAGTTGGGCCATCTTCCGGCATTTAACGCTTCCTCTGCTCAGGCCAGTTATCATGGTGGCCATGCTGATCCGGTTGATGGACGCAATGAAGGTATTTGATACTATATGGGCGTTATTCGAAGGGGCGCCGTTTACGAGGGTTCTGAATATATCCCTCTATAATGTGGGCATAACCCGCAAACTTTACGGACAGGGTGCTGCCTTGTCGATTCTCATCATAATCCTTGTGACCCTCATGACCCAGTTGGTCATTGGCGTTGTAGAGCGCCTGGAGAAAGCTTAG
- a CDS encoding alcohol dehydrogenase catalytic domain-containing protein, producing the protein MTAPVFEGDGRLVVKSVDRPRIRRPDDVVLRVEAAGICGTDLQILAVPQRYPGRPNTILGHEYCGEVVEVGPEVVHVEPGDRVVVDPNITCGVCVYCRQGLPNMCERIVALGVQLNGGFAEYNVAPARAVHKIDKNVPPEKGIFAEPISCILNATSRVPTVPGMRVVIFGAGPIGQLFIQYYKAAGAGFILVFEPSEYRAGAALAGGADEVINPNLVDPVVEVRRHIGIGADIVVDAVGRLLGKAIECARKGGKILAIGLDETAVASIPQFALTLSEKTIIGTFIANLTFLPAIRILEASLFDLDKLITHRIPLASIRDGIELMKGGKCLKVVVET; encoded by the coding sequence ATGACGGCTCCGGTCTTCGAAGGCGACGGAAGGCTCGTCGTCAAGTCCGTGGATCGCCCGAGGATTCGGAGACCGGATGATGTAGTTTTACGCGTCGAGGCTGCGGGAATTTGCGGGACGGACCTGCAAATCTTGGCTGTTCCCCAGAGATACCCCGGGCGGCCTAATACCATCCTCGGTCATGAATACTGCGGGGAGGTCGTTGAGGTCGGGCCCGAGGTCGTGCATGTGGAGCCAGGCGATAGAGTTGTGGTGGACCCAAACATAACATGCGGGGTATGCGTCTACTGCCGACAGGGTCTGCCCAACATGTGCGAGCGTATAGTTGCGCTCGGGGTCCAGCTGAACGGCGGATTCGCAGAATACAATGTCGCTCCTGCGCGTGCGGTCCACAAGATCGACAAGAATGTGCCGCCTGAAAAAGGCATCTTCGCTGAACCCATATCCTGTATCCTCAATGCCACATCGAGGGTGCCGACCGTCCCGGGGATGCGGGTCGTCATCTTTGGGGCGGGACCGATCGGTCAGCTTTTTATTCAATATTATAAAGCTGCAGGGGCAGGCTTTATTTTGGTTTTTGAGCCTTCGGAATATAGGGCCGGGGCGGCGCTTGCAGGCGGGGCCGATGAGGTTATTAATCCGAACCTGGTGGATCCGGTAGTGGAGGTAAGGCGGCATATTGGGATTGGCGCGGATATCGTTGTAGATGCTGTCGGTAGGCTTCTGGGGAAAGCGATCGAATGTGCGAGGAAGGGTGGCAAGATTTTGGCCATTGGGCTTGACGAGACAGCTGTAGCCAGCATCCCGCAATTTGCGCTTACCCTCAGCGAAAAGACCATAATCGGCACGTTTATCGCTAATCTGACGTTTCTTCCTGCCATACGAATTCTTGAGGCATCACTCTTTGATCTCGATAAACTAATCACTCACAGGATCCCTTTGGCGTCGATTCGGGATGGGATAGAGCTCATGAAAGGCGGGAAGTGTCTGAAAGTGGTTGTCGAGACATGA
- a CDS encoding ROK family protein — protein MRKIGKIERDHYERGRSKVDVSKADDVGIYLGIDIGATKTLILAASESGDMLRGIKILTREEPGEHVKALTAAVERLLVAAGRKDIEVEGGALKAKAVTRAGANGVDLRCTGNLRYTGDLRYTEDLRCADLRCIRGIGICCPGPVDPVRGVVVSPPNLPHWRDFPLVKILKDRYGCPVKMENDADAAGLAEYHYGAGRGSRLMVYMTVSTGVGSGIIRDGEVVRGANGAHPELGHHVVDPSGPMCSCGCRGCLEALISGNSIRRNYGVSPEEADDPAIWGEVGRWLGVGLGNVAAAIVPEVIVIGGGVAKAGERLLGPARDYLNTSIRMVSVPRVVLAELGDLIGGIGALAIIMGPAIKVDVARPVDIISEYGVGGVK, from the coding sequence TTGCGAAAGATAGGGAAGATAGAAAGAGACCACTACGAAAGGGGCCGCTCAAAGGTGGACGTGTCAAAGGCGGACGATGTTGGTATCTACCTGGGCATAGACATTGGGGCAACGAAGACCCTCATCCTTGCAGCCAGTGAATCGGGGGATATGCTCCGCGGAATCAAGATATTGACGCGGGAAGAGCCAGGGGAGCACGTGAAGGCCTTGACTGCAGCGGTGGAACGGCTGTTGGTAGCCGCTGGCCGGAAAGACATTGAAGTGGAGGGCGGGGCCCTCAAGGCCAAGGCCGTCACTAGAGCCGGTGCCAACGGCGTAGATTTACGATGTACGGGAAATTTACGGTATACGGGAGATTTGCGATACACGGAGGATTTACGGTGCGCAGATTTGCGGTGCATAAGGGGCATCGGCATATGCTGTCCAGGCCCTGTGGACCCGGTCCGGGGCGTCGTGGTGTCGCCTCCTAATTTGCCCCATTGGCGGGATTTCCCGTTAGTCAAGATATTGAAAGATAGATACGGGTGTCCCGTAAAAATGGAGAATGATGCCGACGCTGCAGGCCTCGCTGAATACCATTACGGGGCGGGGCGGGGAAGCAGGCTGATGGTTTATATGACAGTGAGCACCGGCGTCGGGAGCGGGATCATACGGGATGGAGAGGTTGTGCGCGGGGCAAACGGGGCACACCCTGAGCTCGGGCACCATGTTGTCGATCCCTCCGGCCCCATGTGTTCCTGCGGTTGCCGGGGTTGCCTTGAAGCCCTTATATCGGGAAACTCTATCAGGCGAAATTATGGGGTCTCGCCCGAGGAGGCTGACGATCCCGCGATCTGGGGCGAGGTGGGGCGCTGGCTCGGTGTCGGCCTTGGAAACGTGGCAGCCGCTATAGTCCCGGAGGTGATCGTGATCGGGGGAGGGGTTGCCAAGGCTGGAGAACGGTTGCTGGGGCCGGCGCGGGACTACCTCAATACCTCGATTCGCATGGTGAGCGTTCCGCGCGTGGTTCTTGCCGAGCTGGGCGATTTGATCGGCGGGATCGGCGCGCTCGCAATCATAATGGGCCCTGCCATAAAAGTGGATGTAGCCAGGCCTGTGGATATAATTAGTGAATATGGGGTGGGTGGTGTCAAATGA